The following proteins are co-located in the Micromonospora viridifaciens genome:
- a CDS encoding type II toxin-antitoxin system PemK/MazF family toxin, producing the protein MNRSRPWEVWWLDFAPTEGRAQAGQRRALAVSSRSHLDLTAGALVSVLPLTTRERPGWLHRVAIEVPGRRTGRLITEQGAHGVGQPTGRAGAGVPAGQQRINDPSHQASRAGSTRWWAWDHGRAAGRSAARADGHP; encoded by the coding sequence GTGAACCGGAGCCGGCCCTGGGAGGTCTGGTGGCTCGACTTCGCCCCGACCGAAGGCCGCGCGCAGGCCGGGCAGCGTCGCGCCCTGGCCGTGTCTTCCCGCTCCCATCTCGATCTGACCGCGGGCGCGCTGGTCAGCGTGCTGCCGTTGACGACCCGGGAGCGCCCGGGGTGGCTGCACCGGGTGGCGATCGAGGTGCCCGGGCGACGGACGGGGCGGTTGATCACCGAGCAGGGTGCGCACGGTGTCGGCCAGCCGACTGGCCGGGCGGGGGCCGGTGTACCGGCCGGCCAGCAGCGGATCAATGATCCGTCACATCAGGCGAGTCGGGCCGGCTCGACCAGGTGGTGGGCATGGGACCATGGGAGAGCTGCTGGTCGTAGCGCAGCTCGTGCAGATGGCCACCCTTGA
- a CDS encoding GntR family transcriptional regulator: MSDRAWLSVSMPYVLPGSAGQGDIWAADAERQGGVGTQRLLDVAEVVPGAEVAEALQVEPGSPVVVRRRLMLLDDRPVELTDSYYPVSIARGTALAEPGKIRGGAVGLLATLGYEPGLVREDVYTRMPDEAERRMLGLSGQEWVLGLTRLLSTRQGVPIEASVMTMVPQGRRLRYEMTINEPDGGS; the protein is encoded by the coding sequence ATGAGTGACCGAGCGTGGCTCAGCGTGTCGATGCCGTACGTCCTTCCCGGATCCGCCGGGCAGGGCGACATCTGGGCTGCTGACGCGGAACGACAAGGCGGCGTGGGTACGCAACGCCTGCTGGATGTCGCGGAGGTCGTGCCGGGAGCCGAGGTCGCTGAAGCATTGCAGGTCGAGCCAGGGTCGCCGGTTGTCGTGCGTCGGCGACTGATGCTGTTGGACGATCGCCCGGTCGAGCTGACCGACTCGTACTATCCGGTCTCCATTGCCCGGGGCACGGCACTCGCCGAGCCGGGCAAGATTCGCGGTGGCGCGGTTGGTCTGCTCGCCACGCTCGGCTACGAACCCGGGCTGGTGCGGGAGGACGTCTACACGCGGATGCCGGACGAGGCCGAGCGACGCATGCTCGGCCTGAGCGGGCAGGAGTGGGTGCTCGGCCTCACGCGGCTGCTCAGCACCCGTCAGGGAGTGCCGATTGAGGCCAGCGTGATGACCATGGTGCCGCAAGGGCGGCGCCTGCGGTACGAGATGACGATCAATGAGCCCGACGGTGGGAGCTGA
- a CDS encoding sugar ABC transporter permease: MSAIPTSAPDAEFPAAAPLPAPSGAAPSGGVGLGRSAQVVIGLVLLVPAVLALLWSYVLPSVGTVAESFRRGGGLGGPAEPAGGDNYAQVIERGFLGDLGFALLLALVPLLLALLVAPLLAFAADRAGRVPRLVARGLLALPLAAYAPLAVATARTLDRFDADRDAWAQAPTLTAVRVVSLLTAGLVIAVGATLFLGALRRQPRSGPAALVVGGVLGLAVVAVAVQSWSLQWPVLAGPRDRAGPLVPVVMESLTQLQFGVGAAGSVLLLALLALLGVLAVVLLLATRTRIAFTGWRDRPAAAATRGRNPLALGLLAVGLLAFLGVLAYALAPWLRALAGDGPPLPSGLSTGRIQANTWLPPLVSAVVEVGLAALAGFAIGGLRPLGRASELLLLPFAPWLFVGDGPLVLAHFRRVHEADQFDTFVGLIPPGWLSVPALVVLTLFFRGQRERWEAGGRFGSTMLLPALPMVAGAGLLSWLVGAQGWLWPQLVIQDVQHAPATSLLMTRLMQTFGDGESAEAFVAQVLPLPMLLLFLAAFAVLQVCYLDRLVIRADRTDHLG, encoded by the coding sequence TTGTCTGCCATCCCTACGTCCGCGCCCGATGCCGAGTTCCCCGCCGCGGCGCCGCTCCCGGCCCCGTCCGGTGCCGCGCCGTCCGGGGGCGTCGGGCTCGGCCGGAGCGCCCAGGTCGTCATCGGGCTGGTGCTGCTCGTGCCGGCGGTCCTCGCCCTGCTCTGGTCGTACGTGCTCCCGTCGGTCGGCACGGTGGCGGAGAGCTTCCGCCGGGGCGGCGGGCTGGGCGGGCCGGCCGAGCCCGCCGGAGGCGACAACTACGCGCAGGTGATCGAGCGGGGCTTCCTCGGCGACCTCGGGTTCGCGCTCCTGCTCGCCCTCGTTCCGCTGCTGCTCGCGCTGCTCGTCGCCCCGCTGCTCGCGTTCGCCGCGGACCGGGCCGGCCGGGTGCCCCGCCTGGTCGCCCGGGGGTTGCTGGCCCTGCCGCTGGCCGCTTACGCCCCGCTTGCCGTGGCGACGGCCCGCACGCTCGACCGGTTCGACGCCGACCGGGACGCCTGGGCACAGGCGCCCACGCTGACCGCCGTACGTGTGGTGTCGCTGCTGACGGCCGGGCTGGTGATCGCGGTCGGTGCCACCCTCTTCCTCGGCGCGCTGCGCCGGCAGCCCCGTTCCGGCCCGGCGGCCCTGGTCGTCGGGGGCGTGCTCGGGCTGGCCGTCGTCGCCGTGGCCGTGCAGTCCTGGTCCCTCCAGTGGCCCGTCCTGGCCGGGCCACGCGACCGGGCCGGCCCGCTGGTGCCCGTCGTGATGGAGAGCCTGACCCAGCTCCAGTTCGGCGTGGGCGCGGCGGGGAGTGTGCTGCTGCTGGCGCTGCTGGCCCTGCTCGGCGTCCTCGCCGTCGTGCTTCTCCTCGCCACCCGCACCAGGATCGCCTTCACCGGATGGCGCGACCGCCCGGCCGCCGCGGCGACCCGCGGGCGGAACCCGCTCGCGCTCGGCCTGCTGGCGGTGGGGCTGCTGGCCTTCCTCGGGGTGCTGGCGTACGCGCTGGCGCCGTGGCTGCGGGCGCTGGCCGGCGATGGGCCGCCCTTGCCGTCGGGCCTCTCCACCGGCCGGATCCAGGCCAACACCTGGCTCCCGCCGCTGGTCTCGGCGGTGGTCGAGGTGGGCCTCGCCGCGCTGGCGGGCTTCGCCATCGGCGGCCTGCGCCCGCTGGGACGGGCCAGCGAGCTGCTGCTGCTGCCGTTCGCACCGTGGCTCTTCGTCGGTGACGGCCCGCTGGTCCTCGCCCATTTCCGCCGGGTGCACGAGGCCGATCAGTTCGACACCTTCGTCGGGCTGATCCCGCCGGGCTGGCTCTCCGTCCCCGCGCTCGTGGTTCTCACCCTGTTCTTCCGGGGCCAGCGGGAACGCTGGGAGGCCGGCGGCCGATTCGGGTCGACCATGCTGCTGCCGGCCCTGCCGATGGTCGCCGGCGCCGGCTTGCTCAGCTGGCTGGTCGGCGCACAGGGCTGGCTGTGGCCGCAACTGGTGATCCAGGACGTCCAGCACGCGCCGGCGACCAGTCTCCTCATGACGCGGCTCATGCAGACCTTCGGCGACGGGGAGAGCGCGGAGGCGTTCGTGGCCCAGGTGCTGCCGCTGCCGATGCTGCTGCTGTTCCTGGCCGCGTTCGCCGTGTTGCAGGTGTGCTACCTGGACCGGCTCGTCATCCGGGCGGATCGGACGGACCATCTGGGCTGA
- a CDS encoding acetyl-CoA C-acetyltransferase, with the protein MQSVRRVAVIGGNRIPFARSNSRYAQASNADLLGAALDGLIARFGLAGQRVGEVVAGAVLKHSRDFNLTREVVLGSRLDPHTPAYDIQQACGTGLEAAILVANKIALGQIEVGIAGGVDTTSDAPLALNEDLRRTLLQLNSARTLGERLKVAAKLRPHQPFKPEIPRNAEPRTGLSMGEHAARTALRWHIDRQAQDELALRSHQRLAAAYEKGFFDDLMTPYLGLTRDQNLRPDTSLKKLGALKPVFGTKGPDGERATMTAGNSSPLTDGASTVLLASEEWARAHHLPVLAWFSWSEAAAVDFVHGDEGLLMAPAYAVPRMLARAGLTLQDFDFYEIHEAFAAQVLATLAAWESPEFCKERLGRDAPLGSIDRDKLNVNGSSLAAGHPFAATGGRIVATLAKLLAEQGSGRGLISICAAGGQGVTAILER; encoded by the coding sequence GTGCAGAGTGTCCGGCGGGTCGCGGTCATCGGCGGCAACCGCATCCCCTTCGCCCGATCCAACTCGCGCTACGCGCAGGCGTCCAACGCCGACCTGCTCGGCGCGGCGCTCGACGGCCTCATCGCCCGGTTCGGCCTGGCCGGGCAGCGGGTCGGCGAGGTGGTGGCCGGCGCGGTGCTCAAGCACTCCCGGGACTTCAACCTCACCCGCGAGGTGGTGCTCGGCTCCCGGCTCGACCCGCACACCCCGGCGTACGACATCCAGCAGGCCTGCGGCACCGGGCTCGAAGCCGCCATCCTGGTCGCCAACAAGATCGCCCTCGGGCAGATCGAGGTCGGCATCGCCGGCGGCGTCGACACCACCTCCGACGCTCCGCTGGCCCTCAACGAGGACCTGCGCCGTACGCTGCTCCAGCTCAACTCCGCCCGGACCCTCGGCGAGCGGCTGAAGGTCGCCGCGAAACTCCGCCCGCACCAGCCGTTCAAGCCGGAGATCCCGCGCAACGCCGAGCCGCGCACCGGGCTGTCCATGGGGGAGCACGCGGCGCGGACGGCACTGCGCTGGCACATCGACCGGCAGGCCCAGGACGAGCTGGCGCTCCGGTCGCATCAGCGGCTCGCCGCCGCGTACGAGAAGGGGTTCTTCGACGACCTGATGACCCCCTACCTCGGGCTGACCCGCGACCAGAACCTCCGCCCGGACACCAGCCTGAAGAAGCTCGGCGCGCTGAAGCCGGTCTTCGGCACGAAGGGCCCGGACGGTGAGCGGGCCACCATGACCGCCGGCAACTCCTCCCCGCTCACCGACGGCGCGTCAACGGTGCTGCTGGCCAGCGAGGAGTGGGCGCGGGCGCACCACCTGCCGGTACTGGCCTGGTTCTCCTGGTCGGAGGCCGCCGCGGTCGACTTCGTGCACGGCGACGAGGGGCTGCTGATGGCTCCCGCGTACGCGGTGCCCCGGATGCTGGCCCGGGCCGGCCTGACCCTGCAGGACTTCGACTTCTACGAGATCCACGAGGCGTTCGCCGCGCAGGTGCTGGCCACCCTGGCCGCCTGGGAGTCGCCCGAGTTCTGCAAGGAGCGGCTGGGCCGGGACGCGCCGCTCGGGTCGATCGACCGGGACAAGCTCAACGTGAACGGCTCCTCGCTGGCCGCCGGGCACCCGTTCGCGGCCACCGGCGGCCGGATCGTGGCCACCCTGGCCAAACTGCTCGCCGAGCAGGGGAGCGGACGCGGGCTGATCTCCATCTGCGCGGCCGGCGGGCAGGGCGTGACGGCGATCCTGGAGCGCTGA
- a CDS encoding ABC transporter permease subunit has translation MSPDARTSLPSTRSLARKGATTNGGMMNSATQVHPTAVGTVPGTSALARVSSRSMFGKTLHDNRRVFTVWALATGLLAMAYASFYPQLSAEPAASVPEAMRGFGLDDTASAAGYLQGAVFGLLVPLLATFYGAATGARMISSDEESGYLDLLLAHPIGRARLVLHRFAALAVGAVVIAAAVLVAVLAVRGSAHLDSISVANFAAQAVNLALLAVFFGALATAVGAATGKSRATVFGVTAGLGVLGYVLNGFAPQLGAEWSRHLTPFHHYLGGEPLRYGFEPTGPLVLAAATAVLLGAGILRFARRDLGR, from the coding sequence ATGTCGCCTGACGCCCGCACGTCTCTCCCCTCCACCCGATCCCTCGCCCGTAAGGGCGCGACGACGAACGGCGGCATGATGAACTCAGCGACGCAGGTCCACCCCACCGCGGTCGGCACGGTCCCCGGTACGTCGGCGTTGGCCCGGGTGTCCAGCCGGTCGATGTTCGGCAAGACGCTCCACGACAACCGCCGCGTCTTCACCGTCTGGGCGCTGGCCACCGGTCTGCTCGCCATGGCGTACGCCAGCTTCTACCCCCAGTTGTCCGCGGAGCCCGCCGCGAGCGTGCCGGAGGCGATGCGGGGCTTCGGGCTGGACGACACCGCCAGCGCTGCCGGCTACCTCCAGGGAGCGGTGTTCGGGCTGCTCGTGCCGCTGCTCGCCACCTTCTACGGGGCGGCGACCGGAGCGCGGATGATCTCGTCGGACGAGGAGTCCGGCTACCTCGACCTGCTGCTGGCGCACCCGATCGGGCGGGCCCGGCTGGTGCTGCACCGGTTCGCCGCCCTCGCCGTCGGCGCGGTGGTGATCGCCGCGGCCGTCCTGGTCGCCGTGCTCGCCGTGCGGGGGTCCGCCCACCTGGACTCGATCAGCGTCGCCAACTTCGCCGCCCAGGCGGTCAACCTGGCGCTGCTCGCCGTGTTCTTCGGCGCACTCGCGACGGCCGTCGGTGCCGCCACCGGGAAGAGTCGGGCCACCGTCTTCGGGGTGACCGCCGGCCTGGGCGTGCTCGGCTACGTCCTGAACGGGTTCGCCCCCCAGTTGGGCGCGGAGTGGTCGCGTCACCTCACCCCGTTCCACCACTACCTGGGTGGCGAACCGCTGCGGTACGGATTCGAGCCGACTGGCCCGCTGGTGCTGGCTGCCGCCACCGCCGTCCTGCTCGGGGCGGGCATCCTGCGGTTCGCCCGGCGTGACCTCGGCCGCTGA
- a CDS encoding ABC transporter ATP-binding protein, whose product MPPAIELSKLTKTYGSRRGLIDLTLDVQPGEVFGYLGPNGAGKSTTIRLLLNLIRPSSGSARVLGLDPAADAVALHRRLGYLAGDFVVDGRQRAGECLTFLGNLRGAVPADRILELADRLELDLTARIKSLSKGNRQKVGLVQAFMHRPDLLILDEPTSGLDPLVQQTFLELVAEAREEGQTVFMSSHVMSEVEAVADRVAIIREGRLVALDTIGDLRARSYLRVRITFAEPVRAAEFTALPGVRDLAVQGCLLDCRLDGSPDALLKAAARHTVTGLRADTPDLEELFHGYYSGHPSRRETADVA is encoded by the coding sequence ATGCCTCCCGCTATCGAGCTGAGCAAGCTCACCAAGACGTACGGATCCCGGCGTGGCCTGATCGACCTCACCCTCGACGTGCAGCCCGGCGAGGTGTTCGGCTACCTCGGCCCCAACGGAGCCGGAAAGTCCACCACCATCCGGCTGCTGCTCAACCTGATCCGCCCCAGCTCGGGCTCCGCCCGCGTGCTCGGGCTGGATCCCGCCGCCGACGCCGTCGCCCTGCACCGCCGGCTCGGTTACCTCGCCGGCGACTTCGTGGTGGACGGCCGCCAGCGGGCCGGGGAGTGCCTGACCTTCCTGGGCAACCTGCGGGGCGCCGTCCCCGCGGACCGGATCCTCGAGCTGGCCGACCGACTCGAGCTGGACCTGACCGCCCGGATCAAGAGCCTGTCCAAGGGCAACCGGCAGAAGGTCGGGCTGGTGCAGGCGTTCATGCACCGGCCGGACCTGCTGATCCTGGACGAGCCGACGTCGGGGCTGGACCCCCTGGTGCAGCAGACATTCCTGGAGCTGGTCGCCGAGGCCCGAGAGGAAGGGCAGACCGTCTTCATGTCCAGCCACGTGATGAGCGAGGTCGAGGCGGTCGCCGATCGCGTCGCGATCATCCGCGAGGGTCGGCTCGTTGCCCTGGACACCATCGGTGACCTGCGCGCCCGGTCCTACCTACGGGTCCGGATCACCTTCGCCGAGCCGGTCCGGGCCGCGGAGTTCACCGCGCTGCCCGGCGTCCGGGACCTGGCCGTGCAGGGTTGCCTCCTCGACTGCCGGCTCGACGGCAGCCCGGACGCGCTGCTCAAGGCCGCCGCCCGGCACACCGTCACCGGCCTGCGCGCCGACACCCCCGATCTGGAGGAGCTCTTCCACGGCTACTACTCCGGCCACCCCTCGCGGCGGGAGACGGCCGATGTCGCCTGA
- a CDS encoding GbsR/MarR family transcriptional regulator, with amino-acid sequence MADTTAAAEHMALILSQGGLQKATARVMAAFLFADSESVTATELTEQLGVSSGSVSGAIKMLSTVGLIERVPAPGSRREHYRLREGAWATLMSTQNGMVKSMFEAADQGIAAAGKDSPAARRLAEMRDFYGFMFRELPALVERWRAERSAGPGSGA; translated from the coding sequence TTGGCGGACACCACTGCGGCGGCCGAACACATGGCGCTGATCCTGTCCCAGGGCGGCCTGCAGAAGGCGACCGCGCGGGTGATGGCGGCGTTTCTCTTCGCCGACTCCGAGAGCGTCACCGCCACCGAGCTCACCGAGCAGCTCGGCGTCAGCTCGGGCTCGGTGTCGGGCGCCATCAAGATGCTGTCGACGGTCGGCCTGATCGAACGGGTGCCGGCACCGGGCAGCCGTCGGGAGCACTACCGGCTGCGGGAGGGCGCCTGGGCGACCCTGATGTCCACGCAGAACGGCATGGTCAAGTCCATGTTCGAGGCGGCCGACCAGGGGATAGCCGCCGCGGGGAAGGACAGCCCGGCCGCCCGCCGGCTGGCGGAGATGCGCGACTTCTACGGCTTCATGTTCCGGGAACTCCCCGCCCTGGTGGAGCGGTGGCGAGCCGAGCGGAGCGCCGGGCCCGGTTCCGGCGCCTGA
- a CDS encoding 3-oxoacyl-ACP reductase, with protein MSDRYASFVQTGAGRALVKRLGLPDPPRLRRHTPGDPLVPGPVLLGSSAGGRLAEPVGKILTAAGVTLPDPAASPDAGARFAALVYDATGISDSTELRQLYDFFHPHARALLPSGRVIVLGSPPAECDSPREATAQRALEGLTRSIGKEFGRGVTAQLVYVTPDGDAGTPVSLESTLRFLISGRSAYVSGQVIRVGTGTATAPADWDRPLDGQIVLVTGAARGIGAALARVLARDGARVVALDVPAVGDALAAVVNEIGGSAVQLDLTAPDAPTRLAEHLAGRHGRVDVVVHNAGITRDKTLGRMDADRWDSVIDVNLSSQERINDVLLERDLIPAGGRIVSVSSIAGIAGNRGQTNYATSKAGVIGLVDSLAPVLHERGISLNAVAPGFIETRLTARMPLMLREAGRRMNSMAQGGLPVDVAETIGWLAWPATGAASGNLVRVCGQSLLGA; from the coding sequence ATGAGCGACCGCTACGCGAGCTTCGTCCAAACGGGGGCCGGTCGCGCGCTGGTGAAGCGCCTCGGGCTGCCCGACCCGCCCCGACTGCGCCGACACACGCCGGGCGACCCGCTCGTCCCCGGGCCGGTCCTGCTCGGTTCGTCGGCCGGCGGCCGGCTCGCCGAGCCGGTCGGCAAGATCCTCACCGCCGCCGGGGTCACGCTGCCCGACCCGGCCGCCAGCCCCGACGCCGGGGCACGCTTCGCCGCCCTGGTGTACGACGCGACCGGCATCTCCGACTCCACCGAGCTGCGCCAGCTCTACGACTTCTTCCACCCGCACGCCCGGGCGCTGCTCCCCTCCGGCCGGGTGATCGTGCTGGGGAGCCCACCGGCCGAGTGCGACTCGCCGCGTGAGGCGACCGCCCAGCGGGCCCTGGAGGGGCTGACCCGCAGCATCGGCAAGGAGTTCGGCCGGGGCGTCACCGCGCAGCTGGTGTACGTCACGCCGGACGGGGACGCTGGCACCCCGGTCAGCCTGGAGTCCACCCTGCGCTTCCTGATCTCCGGGCGGTCCGCGTACGTCTCCGGTCAGGTGATCCGCGTCGGCACCGGCACCGCCACCGCGCCGGCCGACTGGGACCGGCCGCTGGACGGTCAGATCGTCCTGGTCACCGGGGCGGCGCGGGGCATCGGCGCCGCGCTCGCCCGGGTGCTCGCCCGGGACGGCGCCCGGGTCGTGGCGCTGGACGTACCCGCCGTGGGGGACGCGCTGGCCGCGGTCGTGAACGAGATCGGCGGCAGCGCGGTGCAGCTCGACCTGACCGCGCCGGACGCCCCGACCCGGCTGGCCGAGCACCTGGCCGGCCGGCACGGCCGGGTCGACGTGGTGGTGCACAACGCCGGCATCACCCGGGACAAGACCCTCGGCCGGATGGACGCCGACCGGTGGGACTCGGTCATCGACGTCAACCTCTCCAGCCAGGAGCGGATCAACGACGTGCTGCTGGAGCGCGACCTGATCCCGGCCGGCGGGCGGATCGTCTCGGTCTCCTCGATCGCCGGCATCGCCGGCAACCGGGGGCAGACCAACTACGCGACCAGCAAGGCCGGCGTGATCGGCCTGGTCGACTCGCTCGCTCCGGTGCTGCACGAGCGCGGCATCAGCCTGAACGCGGTCGCGCCCGGGTTCATCGAGACCCGGCTGACCGCCCGGATGCCGCTCATGCTGCGGGAGGCGGGCCGACGGATGAACAGCATGGCCCAGGGCGGCCTGCCGGTGGACGTGGCCGAGACGATCGGCTGGCTGGCCTGGCCGGCGACCGGCGCGGCCAGCGGCAACCTCGTCCGGGTCTGCGGCCAGAGCCTGCTGGGGGCCTGA
- a CDS encoding MaoC/PaaZ C-terminal domain-containing protein yields MPAAGALYRRALLGALPGMGGRRGPELPEVELAVSGVTVDRAHLADYDRVCGFRLTDRLPATYVHVLGFPLALRLMTAAEFPIPLTGVVHVANRITVHRPIEAGETLDFRTYAENLRPHERGRQLDVVLVGSIDGEEVWRGVSTYLGKERQAGGGPRRDQGDRPAPPALPAASAQWRVTPRVGTDYARVSGDHNPIHTSRLGARLFGFPHPIAHGMWSKARCLAALEGRLPEAYTVEVAFKLPVPLPSTVAFSATNTDETWDFALHDARSGGPQLVGTVR; encoded by the coding sequence ATGCCGGCGGCCGGCGCGCTCTACCGGCGGGCCCTGCTCGGGGCGCTGCCCGGCATGGGCGGGCGGCGCGGGCCGGAGCTGCCCGAGGTGGAGCTGGCCGTCAGCGGGGTGACCGTCGACCGCGCCCACCTGGCCGACTACGACCGGGTCTGCGGATTCCGGCTCACCGACCGGCTGCCGGCGACGTACGTGCACGTGCTGGGCTTCCCGCTGGCGCTGCGGCTGATGACCGCGGCGGAGTTCCCCATCCCGCTGACCGGGGTGGTGCACGTGGCGAACCGGATCACCGTGCACCGGCCCATCGAGGCCGGCGAGACCCTGGACTTCCGCACGTACGCGGAGAATCTGCGCCCGCACGAGCGGGGCCGGCAGCTCGACGTGGTGCTGGTCGGCTCGATCGACGGCGAGGAGGTCTGGCGGGGCGTCTCGACGTACCTGGGGAAGGAGCGGCAGGCGGGCGGCGGCCCGCGGCGCGACCAGGGTGACCGCCCAGCCCCGCCGGCCCTGCCGGCGGCTTCGGCCCAGTGGCGGGTGACGCCCCGGGTGGGGACCGACTACGCGCGGGTCTCCGGCGATCACAACCCGATCCACACCTCCCGGCTCGGGGCGCGGCTGTTCGGTTTCCCCCACCCGATCGCGCACGGCATGTGGAGCAAGGCCCGCTGCCTGGCCGCGCTGGAGGGCCGGCTGCCGGAGGCGTACACGGTGGAGGTGGCGTTCAAGCTGCCGGTGCCGCTGCCGTCCACGGTGGCCTTCAGCGCCACGAACACCGACGAGACCTGGGATTTCGCCCTGCACGACGCGCGGTCCGGCGGGCCGCAGCTGGTGGGCACCGTCCGCTGA
- a CDS encoding NUDIX hydrolase — protein MNEQDFLAGYDPRDYPAVAVTVDVVALTIREGALHLLLIRRGAPPFEGHWALPGGFVRPDEDLSAGARRELAEETGLGGDRLRRVHLEQLGSYGSPDRDPRMRVVSVAHLAFAPDLPDPAAGTDAEDAAWLPVAALTSRQLAFDHARIIDDGLERARSKLEYTPLATRFLEPEFTITELRAVYETVWGHPLHAGNFHRKVLSVPGFVESTGASTERGGARGGPRAKLYRAGDARLLHPALLRPAREETVR, from the coding sequence GTGAACGAGCAGGACTTCCTCGCCGGGTACGACCCCCGGGACTACCCGGCGGTCGCGGTCACCGTCGACGTGGTGGCGCTGACCATCCGCGAGGGGGCGCTGCACCTGCTGCTCATCCGCCGGGGCGCCCCGCCATTCGAGGGGCACTGGGCGCTGCCCGGCGGCTTCGTCCGCCCCGACGAGGACCTGAGTGCCGGTGCGCGGCGGGAGCTGGCCGAGGAGACCGGGCTCGGCGGCGATCGGCTGCGCCGCGTCCACCTGGAGCAGCTCGGCAGCTACGGCTCCCCCGACCGCGACCCCCGGATGCGGGTCGTCTCGGTCGCCCACCTGGCCTTCGCCCCCGACCTGCCCGACCCGGCCGCCGGCACCGACGCCGAGGACGCGGCCTGGCTGCCGGTGGCCGCGCTGACCAGCCGGCAGCTCGCCTTCGACCACGCCCGGATCATCGACGACGGCCTGGAGCGGGCCCGATCGAAGCTGGAGTACACCCCGCTGGCCACCCGCTTTCTCGAACCTGAGTTCACGATCACCGAGCTGCGGGCCGTCTACGAGACGGTGTGGGGGCACCCCCTGCACGCCGGCAACTTCCACCGCAAGGTGCTCTCCGTGCCGGGCTTCGTGGAGAGCACCGGCGCGAGCACCGAGCGCGGCGGCGCCCGGGGCGGCCCCCGGGCCAAGCTCTACCGGGCCGGCGACGCGCGGCTGCTGCACCCGGCGCTGCTGCGCCCCGCCCGCGAGGAGACGGTCCGCTGA
- a CDS encoding adenylosuccinate synthetase — MKHVMVVDLGYGDAGKGTVVDWLCASRPVHTVVRFNGGAQAAHNVVLRDGRHHTFAQFGAGTFRPGVRTHLSRHVVVDPLALAAEADHLTAVGVPDALDRLTVDGEALLATPYHRAANRAREIARGADRHGSCGLGVGEAVAYGLAHPDEAPRVADCRRPAELRRRLATLRDRLTAELGPLDAPPVEDCLPAYTGFAARVAIVDRSHLARVLRAGTCVFEGAQGVLLDEWHGFHPYTTWSTTTFANAEALLAEVGLAGTAQRLGVLRVTTTRHGPGPLVTEDSTLPYTDPRNPTNPWQGRFRFGHFDAVAHRYALDVVGGVDGLALTHLDLAGPELRICRRYDILDRLVPGPAGDLDRQAALTARLLRARPVYDDPPADWPTTVARELGVPVVLTSHGPTAADKVSADRRTAVPA, encoded by the coding sequence GTGAAGCACGTGATGGTGGTCGACCTCGGCTACGGCGACGCCGGCAAGGGCACCGTCGTGGACTGGCTGTGCGCGAGCCGGCCGGTGCACACGGTGGTCCGCTTCAACGGGGGCGCGCAGGCGGCGCACAACGTCGTGCTGCGCGACGGGCGACACCACACGTTCGCGCAGTTCGGTGCCGGGACGTTCCGCCCCGGGGTCCGTACGCACCTGTCGCGGCACGTGGTGGTGGACCCGCTGGCGCTGGCCGCCGAGGCCGACCACCTCACGGCGGTGGGGGTGCCCGACGCGCTCGACCGGTTGACCGTGGACGGCGAGGCGCTGCTGGCCACCCCGTACCACCGGGCCGCGAACCGGGCCCGGGAGATCGCCCGGGGAGCCGACCGGCACGGCTCCTGCGGGCTGGGGGTGGGCGAGGCCGTCGCGTACGGCCTCGCCCACCCCGACGAGGCACCCCGGGTGGCGGACTGCCGCCGCCCGGCCGAGCTGCGCCGCCGGCTGGCCACGCTGCGGGACCGGCTCACCGCCGAGCTGGGCCCGCTGGACGCGCCCCCGGTCGAGGACTGCCTGCCCGCGTACACCGGGTTCGCCGCGCGGGTGGCGATCGTCGACCGGTCCCACCTGGCCCGGGTGCTCCGGGCCGGGACCTGCGTCTTCGAGGGGGCGCAGGGGGTGCTGCTGGACGAGTGGCACGGCTTCCACCCGTACACCACGTGGAGCACGACCACCTTCGCGAACGCGGAGGCGCTGCTCGCCGAGGTGGGCCTGGCCGGCACGGCGCAGCGGCTCGGGGTGCTGCGGGTGACGACCACCCGACACGGGCCCGGTCCGCTGGTCACCGAGGATTCGACGCTGCCGTACACCGATCCGCGCAACCCGACCAATCCCTGGCAGGGCCGGTTCCGGTTCGGCCACTTCGACGCGGTCGCCCACCGGTACGCCCTCGACGTCGTCGGTGGGGTGGACGGGCTGGCCCTGACCCACCTCGACCTGGCCGGCCCGGAGCTGCGGATCTGCCGCCGCTACGACATCCTCGACCGGCTGGTGCCGGGGCCGGCCGGCGACCTGGACCGGCAGGCCGCACTCACCGCCCGCCTGCTGCGGGCCCGGCCGGTCTACGACGATCCGCCCGCCGACTGGCCGACGACGGTGGCCCGGGAGCTGGGCGTACCGGTGGTGCTCACCTCGCACGGCCCGACCGCCGCCGACAAGGTCAGCGCCGACCGGCGTACCGCCGTGCCCGCCTGA